One region of Ostrinia nubilalis chromosome 14, ilOstNubi1.1, whole genome shotgun sequence genomic DNA includes:
- the LOC135078239 gene encoding uncharacterized protein LOC135078239: MAKFLVLCLGVLAAAISSTKALTSEELLKIEADMLVYVKDCADKFSVSDDDLKEAKEKENIDNISPCFLACVFKNANLINDKGLYDPEVVTGKLSDKYLSNDEDKAKMAEIAKDCTKVNDESVSDGAEGCERAKHLLGCLAKHKDALKGGR; encoded by the exons atggcTAAGTTTTTGGTTCTGTGTCTGGGTGTCTTGGCTGCGGCTATCAGCAGTACCAAA GCTCTCACCTCCGAGGAGCTCCTCAAGATCGAAGCAGACATGTTGGTGTACGTCAAGGACTGCGCGGACAAGTTCAGCGTCAGCGATGACGACCTCAAGGAGGCGAAGGAGAAGGAGAACATAGACAACATCAGCCCCTGCTTCTTGGCGTGCGTCTTCAAGAATGCTAATTTG atcaaTGATAAAGGTTTATATGACCCTGAAGTCGTCACTGGCAAACTGAGTGACAAGTACCTGAGCAACGATGAAGACAAAGCTAAGATGGCTGAAATCGCGAAGGACTGCACTAAAG TGAATGATGAGTCGGTTTCGGATGGggctgagggctgcgagcgtGCGAAACACCTTCTGGGATGCTTGGCTAAGCACAAGGATGCT CTCAA